The Thermodesulfobacteriota bacterium genome has a segment encoding these proteins:
- a CDS encoding sigma-54 dependent transcriptional regulator, whose translation MHNKRILVVDDEENVRKLLFEVLTKERYNVNVAESAQKALDMLVELPIDLVLMDIRMPGMDGIEAFHIIRENYPKVTVIMMTAFVSIDTAVEAMKMGAYNYISKPFDISEIKVTVKRALEIQKLTEEVRDLRHEIQNEFSISNIIGKSDKMKEVYKIIGRVADSYSNVLIHGESGTGKELIARAIHYNSQRKNNKFVKVNCGALPENLLESEIFGYEKGAFTGAGEMKTGKFEYASGGSVFLDEISEMSPNLQVKLLRIIQEKEFERLGGLDPIKSDVRIIAATNRNLKKLVKLGDFRKDMFYRLSVVSIYLPPLRERKEDIPLLTEYFLNKYNKEMNKRFNHISQKAMRLLMAYDWPGNVRELENAIERAMVLGSGAILLPENLLLDSTSFSGQEVEILYFEDKSLRQILQEVEKKVLNKVLKRNGWNKARTARKMKMSRQALLYKIEKYNIEKNR comes from the coding sequence ATGCATAATAAACGAATACTTGTTGTTGATGATGAAGAGAATGTGAGAAAGCTTCTTTTTGAGGTTTTAACAAAAGAAAGGTACAATGTGAATGTCGCCGAGAGCGCCCAAAAGGCACTGGATATGTTGGTAGAGCTCCCCATTGATCTGGTACTGATGGATATCCGTATGCCAGGCATGGATGGAATAGAGGCCTTTCATATTATCCGGGAGAATTATCCCAAAGTCACCGTGATTATGATGACTGCTTTTGTCAGTATAGACACGGCGGTAGAAGCGATGAAAATGGGGGCTTATAATTATATTTCCAAGCCATTTGATATTTCGGAAATCAAGGTGACCGTTAAAAGAGCGCTGGAAATACAAAAATTAACCGAAGAAGTAAGAGATCTCAGGCATGAAATACAAAATGAATTTTCCATTAGCAACATTATCGGTAAGTCAGATAAAATGAAAGAGGTATACAAGATTATTGGTAGAGTTGCGGACAGCTATTCAAATGTGCTGATTCATGGAGAAAGCGGTACCGGAAAAGAACTGATTGCTAGGGCGATTCATTACAACAGCCAACGAAAAAATAACAAATTCGTTAAGGTTAACTGTGGTGCACTTCCTGAAAACCTGCTGGAAAGTGAAATTTTTGGATATGAAAAGGGGGCTTTTACAGGGGCGGGGGAAATGAAAACGGGGAAATTTGAATACGCATCCGGGGGGAGTGTTTTTCTGGATGAAATTAGCGAAATGAGCCCGAATCTTCAGGTTAAACTGTTGCGAATAATACAGGAAAAAGAATTTGAACGACTTGGAGGACTTGATCCTATAAAATCTGATGTGAGAATTATCGCTGCAACGAACAGGAATCTAAAGAAGCTTGTCAAATTGGGAGATTTTCGAAAAGACATGTTTTACCGGCTGAGTGTGGTCTCAATTTATTTGCCTCCTCTTCGGGAACGAAAGGAAGATATCCCCCTATTGACAGAATATTTTCTTAATAAATATAATAAAGAAATGAACAAAAGGTTTAATCATATATCTCAGAAAGCCATGCGCCTTCTCATGGCATATGATTGGCCGGGCAATGTTCGGGAACTGGAAAATGCAATTGAACGCGCCATGGTGCTGGGCAGCGGTGCAATCCTGCTGCCTGAAAACCTTCTTCTTGATTCAACATCTTTTTCCGGGCAAGAGGTGGAGATTCTCTATTTTGAAGATAAATCGCTTCGACAAATTCTTCAAGAAGTCGAAAAAAAAGTGTTGAATAAAGTTTTGAAAAGAAATGGATGGAACAAGGCCCGAACCGCGAGAAAAATGAAGATGAGCCGTCAGGCGCTCCTGTATAAAATTGAAAAATACAACATAGAAAAAAACCGATAA